One segment of Variovorax sp. PAMC28562 DNA contains the following:
- a CDS encoding ABC transporter permease subunit yields MIPNPLNPRGYIAYLALAALLVLPLATQSPFVIHLAIQVCVFAALASAWNIVGGFAGQLSLGHAVYYGIGSYAAGLLVLHFGISPWVGMIAGVGVSALVALVIAYPTLRLRGPFFSLASIAFLEVARLLVNHEEAWTHGAGGLNVPLQIGLKWMIFREKWAYLLVAFCFLMVVLGICHAIRHSRFGYYLIAVREREDAARAIGINPVRVKIAAAVISACLTSLIGSFHGMYLTFIEPSSAFSLELSIQVAMFALIGGLGTVAGPVLGAVVVLPIAELARGWLSAFGNGTHGFVYGVVLVAVVLFFPRGLVGQLGGHVTRLIDKLPDFGRARRVAVAPLPATLRDVSSVGQPILKADNIEKRFGGLKATDKVTLTLHEGEILGVIGPNGAGKTTVFNQLSGFLRPDGGTVTIRDAAGNWTAPRSPEGFARAGVGRTFQIVQPFAGLTVLENLLLGAFMRTKGRDQAEALARSVAEVTELTPLLDTEARSLTVGGMKRLEIARALATSPRVLLLDEVLAGLNPSDVARAIVMIRRIRESGVSVLMIEHLMQATMALSDRIVVIHLGKVLKEGLPADVANDVDVIQAYLGKGYTHASGS; encoded by the coding sequence ATGATTCCCAACCCACTGAATCCGCGCGGATATATCGCGTATCTCGCACTCGCAGCGTTGCTCGTCTTGCCTCTGGCAACGCAGTCGCCGTTCGTCATTCACCTCGCAATCCAGGTGTGCGTGTTTGCCGCATTGGCCTCGGCGTGGAACATCGTCGGTGGCTTCGCCGGGCAGCTGTCGCTCGGCCACGCCGTGTACTACGGCATCGGCAGCTACGCCGCCGGACTCCTGGTGCTGCACTTCGGTATCTCGCCGTGGGTGGGGATGATCGCGGGCGTCGGCGTATCGGCACTCGTCGCGCTGGTGATCGCCTATCCGACGCTGCGCCTGCGCGGGCCGTTCTTCTCACTCGCGTCGATCGCGTTTCTCGAAGTCGCGCGGCTACTCGTCAATCATGAAGAAGCCTGGACGCACGGCGCAGGCGGGCTGAACGTGCCGCTGCAGATCGGCCTGAAATGGATGATCTTTCGCGAGAAGTGGGCCTATCTTCTGGTCGCGTTCTGCTTCCTGATGGTGGTGCTCGGGATCTGCCATGCGATTCGTCACTCGCGCTTCGGGTACTACCTCATCGCAGTGCGCGAACGCGAAGATGCGGCGCGCGCGATCGGCATCAACCCGGTGCGGGTGAAGATCGCGGCGGCCGTGATATCGGCATGTCTCACCAGCCTGATCGGCAGCTTCCACGGCATGTATCTGACGTTCATCGAGCCGTCTTCGGCGTTCTCTCTGGAGCTCTCGATCCAGGTCGCGATGTTCGCGCTGATCGGCGGGCTCGGCACCGTCGCCGGGCCGGTACTCGGTGCGGTTGTCGTGTTGCCGATTGCAGAGCTGGCGCGCGGTTGGCTGAGTGCATTCGGCAATGGCACGCACGGGTTCGTCTACGGCGTGGTGCTCGTGGCGGTGGTGCTCTTCTTCCCGCGCGGGCTGGTCGGCCAGCTCGGGGGACATGTGACTCGCTTGATCGACAAGCTGCCTGATTTTGGGCGTGCCCGGCGCGTTGCCGTTGCACCGTTGCCCGCGACCTTGCGCGATGTCTCGAGCGTCGGCCAGCCGATCCTGAAGGCAGACAACATCGAGAAGCGCTTCGGTGGTTTGAAGGCGACCGACAAGGTGACTCTCACGCTGCACGAGGGCGAAATCCTCGGCGTCATCGGCCCGAACGGTGCGGGCAAGACGACCGTGTTCAACCAGCTCTCCGGATTCCTTCGTCCTGACGGCGGCACCGTGACGATCCGCGATGCCGCGGGCAACTGGACGGCCCCTCGAAGCCCCGAGGGTTTTGCGCGCGCAGGTGTCGGGCGCACGTTCCAGATCGTTCAGCCGTTCGCCGGCTTGACCGTGCTGGAGAACCTGCTCCTCGGCGCCTTCATGCGCACCAAGGGCCGCGACCAGGCCGAAGCCCTCGCCCGCTCCGTCGCCGAGGTCACGGAGTTGACGCCGTTGCTCGACACCGAAGCACGCAGCCTCACCGTCGGCGGCATGAAGCGACTCGAGATCGCACGTGCGCTGGCCACGTCGCCTCGCGTCTTGCTGCTGGACGAAGTGCTTGCCGGCTTGAACCCCTCCGACGTTGCGCGCGCCATCGTGATGATCCGGCGCATCCGCGAGTCGGGTGTATCGGTGCTGATGATCGAGCACCTGATGCAGGCCACGATGGCACTCTCCGACCGCATCGTCGTCATCCATCTCGGCAAGGTGCTCAAGGAAGGCCTGCCCGCGGATGTCGCGAACGACGTGGACGTCATCCAGGCCTATCTCGGAAAGGGCTACACCCATGCTTCAGGTTCGTGA
- a CDS encoding branched-chain amino acid ABC transporter permease codes for MSLLLQLVANGLLLGGAYAIISIGLTLIFGVVRVVNFAHGEFLMVGMYVAWLCASRLGLHPYLAVPIVVVFLFVIGALMQRYVIQPLLSADAHIQVFATVGVSTALLNLALLLFGADIRKVEFSFGNQNLSLGPLTFVSGQIFTFVVALAVAFAMHFYLTRTYTGRAFRALAQNRTAAALMGVDVNRTYVLAFGIGAALVGIAACLLALQYPVFPTVGSYFVLTAFVIVVLGGMGSLPGAVIGSMFIGLIDSLAGFYVGPDLKEVVYFVIFLVILIVRPTGLFGLGRGSE; via the coding sequence ATGTCATTGCTGCTCCAACTGGTAGCGAACGGCTTGCTGCTCGGTGGCGCCTACGCGATCATCAGCATCGGTCTGACGCTCATCTTCGGGGTCGTGCGCGTGGTCAACTTCGCGCACGGCGAATTCCTGATGGTGGGCATGTACGTAGCCTGGCTTTGTGCAAGCCGCCTGGGTCTGCACCCTTACCTCGCGGTCCCGATCGTCGTGGTCTTTCTCTTCGTGATCGGTGCGCTCATGCAGCGCTACGTGATCCAGCCATTGCTCTCTGCCGATGCGCACATTCAGGTGTTCGCGACCGTCGGGGTCTCGACGGCGTTGCTGAACCTGGCGTTGCTGCTGTTCGGTGCCGACATCCGCAAGGTCGAATTCTCTTTCGGAAATCAGAACCTGAGCCTTGGCCCGCTCACTTTCGTCAGCGGCCAGATATTCACCTTCGTCGTTGCCCTCGCAGTGGCCTTCGCCATGCATTTCTATCTGACGCGAACCTACACGGGCCGCGCGTTTCGCGCGCTTGCGCAGAACCGGACCGCCGCCGCGCTGATGGGTGTCGATGTCAACCGGACCTATGTGCTCGCATTCGGCATCGGCGCCGCCCTCGTCGGCATCGCTGCGTGCCTGCTCGCGTTGCAGTACCCGGTTTTTCCGACGGTCGGCTCGTACTTCGTCCTGACCGCGTTCGTGATCGTCGTGCTCGGCGGCATGGGCAGCCTGCCTGGCGCGGTGATCGGCTCGATGTTCATCGGCCTGATCGACAGCCTCGCCGGCTTCTACGTCGGCCCCGACCTCAAGGAGGTCGTCTACTTCGTGATCTTCCTCGTGATCCTGATCGTGCGACCGACGGGTTTGTTCGGCCTGGGCCGTGGCTCCGAGTGA
- a CDS encoding ABC transporter substrate-binding protein, with protein MFNALRRVTAGVGIAFALASAPAHAQELKLGALYPFSGGLALLGDESYRGVQLAVDERNAAGGINGRQILLVKADAVDASQAVGEARRLTSVENVVAVFGSYASGISQAATQVTELAGVPYFELGATADTITGRGFKYLFRVNPTAKNIGDRTLEGLVKVVAPTLKVDPKTLKLAIIHEDGPYGSLVAAAQKEGAAKLGITVVEVQAYSAKTVDLSSVILRLKGAGADVVLHTAYQNDAVLFFRQAAAAGYKPKAVIGGGGGHSLTDTAQAVGAPIEGVYDVDFPQITMNATGAPGLGDFVAAYQKKFSAAPRSGHSLANYVGAKAMLEVLARAKSTDKDKIREAALAYRAPVGSTAAGWGIQFNETGQNTAATLNLMQWQQGKLATVFPDGVANAKPIATN; from the coding sequence ATGTTCAATGCTCTGCGCCGGGTCACGGCAGGCGTCGGTATTGCGTTCGCGCTAGCCAGCGCGCCTGCACACGCTCAGGAACTCAAACTCGGGGCGCTGTACCCGTTCAGCGGCGGCCTTGCCTTGCTGGGCGACGAAAGCTATCGCGGTGTGCAGCTCGCAGTCGACGAACGCAACGCCGCTGGCGGAATCAACGGTCGGCAGATCTTGCTCGTGAAGGCCGATGCAGTCGACGCCAGCCAAGCGGTCGGCGAAGCGCGGCGTTTGACCTCGGTGGAGAACGTCGTCGCAGTTTTCGGCAGCTATGCGTCGGGTATCTCGCAGGCGGCCACGCAGGTCACCGAGCTTGCCGGCGTGCCGTACTTCGAGCTCGGCGCTACCGCCGACACGATCACTGGGCGCGGTTTCAAGTACCTGTTCCGCGTCAACCCCACTGCCAAGAACATCGGCGATCGGACGCTCGAGGGGCTCGTCAAGGTGGTCGCACCCACGCTCAAGGTCGATCCCAAGACGTTGAAGCTCGCGATCATTCATGAAGACGGCCCGTACGGCTCGCTGGTCGCCGCGGCGCAGAAAGAAGGCGCCGCGAAGCTCGGCATCACGGTCGTCGAGGTGCAGGCCTACTCTGCAAAGACGGTCGACTTGTCGTCGGTGATCCTGCGTCTCAAGGGCGCCGGTGCCGACGTGGTCCTGCACACCGCCTACCAGAACGACGCGGTGCTCTTCTTCCGCCAGGCTGCCGCGGCCGGCTACAAACCGAAGGCTGTGATCGGCGGCGGCGGTGGTCATTCGCTGACCGACACCGCACAGGCGGTCGGCGCGCCGATCGAAGGCGTATACGACGTCGACTTCCCGCAGATCACCATGAACGCGACCGGTGCGCCCGGTCTGGGAGACTTCGTCGCGGCCTACCAGAAGAAGTTTTCTGCGGCGCCACGCTCGGGCCACAGCCTCGCCAACTACGTCGGCGCCAAGGCGATGCTCGAGGTGCTGGCACGGGCTAAGTCGACCGACAAGGACAAGATCCGCGAGGCGGCGCTCGCCTACCGCGCGCCGGTTGGCAGCACGGCCGCGGGCTGGGGCATCCAGTTCAACGAGACCGGCCAGAACACGGCCGCGACGCTCAACCTGATGCAGTGGCAGCAGGGCAAGCTCGCGACGGTGTTCCCTGATGGGGTGGCAAACGCGAAACCCATCGCCACGAACTGA
- a CDS encoding EthD family reductase yields the protein MIKVSVLYPNDEGSTFDMNYYADKHVPMIQKLLGDAMKKFEIDEGVSGPAPGSRPAFVAAVHMYFDSTDAFYAAFSPHAKDIRNDVANYTNLKPVTQISTVRA from the coding sequence ATGATCAAAGTGAGCGTTCTCTATCCCAACGACGAAGGCAGCACCTTCGACATGAACTACTACGCCGACAAGCACGTGCCGATGATCCAGAAGCTGCTGGGCGATGCGATGAAGAAGTTCGAGATCGACGAGGGGGTGTCTGGGCCGGCGCCCGGCAGCCGGCCGGCTTTCGTCGCCGCGGTTCACATGTACTTCGACTCGACCGACGCCTTCTACGCCGCCTTCTCGCCACATGCCAAGGACATCCGCAACGACGTCGCGAACTACACCAACCTGAAGCCGGTGACGCAGATCTCTACAGTGCGCGCATAG
- a CDS encoding ABC transporter ATP-binding protein — translation MTPLLKLENFSVSYGAVEAVHDVALDVNEGEIVTVIGPNGAGKTTLLCAAMGLLPAKGALSLGGERIARPSVEAMVARGVSLVPERRELFAEMSVEDNLLLGGFYRWRTGRRDQKARMDEVFLIFPRLRERRGQMASTLSGGERQMLAIGRALMARPRLLMLDEPSLGLAPLIVREVLQVVSSLRQHGVSVLLVEQNARAALQVADRGYVLEMGVVALTGAARDLLHDRRIIDTYLGIGAQRATTDAPTSSPQPKR, via the coding sequence ATGACCCCGTTGCTCAAGCTCGAAAACTTCAGCGTGTCTTACGGCGCAGTCGAGGCCGTGCACGACGTCGCACTCGATGTGAACGAAGGCGAGATCGTCACCGTGATCGGCCCCAACGGCGCCGGCAAGACCACCTTGCTTTGCGCTGCGATGGGCTTGCTGCCGGCAAAGGGCGCGCTGTCGCTGGGCGGTGAGCGCATCGCGCGACCGAGCGTCGAGGCGATGGTCGCGCGCGGCGTGTCGCTGGTGCCCGAGCGGCGCGAGCTGTTCGCCGAGATGTCGGTCGAAGACAACTTGCTGCTCGGCGGCTTCTACCGTTGGCGTACCGGCCGGCGCGACCAAAAAGCGCGCATGGACGAGGTCTTCTTGATCTTTCCAAGGCTGCGTGAGCGACGTGGCCAGATGGCCTCGACGCTGTCGGGTGGCGAACGACAGATGCTCGCCATTGGCCGCGCGCTGATGGCGCGGCCGCGCCTGTTGATGCTCGACGAACCATCGCTCGGCTTGGCGCCACTCATCGTGCGCGAGGTGTTGCAGGTGGTGTCGTCGTTGCGGCAACACGGCGTGTCGGTGCTGCTGGTCGAGCAGAACGCGCGTGCCGCGCTGCAGGTGGCTGACCGCGGCTACGTGCTCGAAATGGGCGTTGTCGCGCTCACCGGTGCAGCCCGCGATCTGCTGCACGACCGACGCATCATCGACACGTATCTGGGCATCGGAGCCCAACGTGCCACGACCGATGCGCCGACCAGTTCCCCCCAACCGAAGAGGTAA
- a CDS encoding ABC transporter permease subunit, with translation MKADKRWLTRRHLTAAAIVALAVAWGFLPEFTVVVMSYIGLYSLVAVGLVLLTGVGGMTSFGQAAFVGVGAYATAWVCTSPMAAAALGVVVGAAGLPWVGLALGLVLTFALAWGLGAFTVKLSGHYLPLCTIAWGLSLYYLFGNMDFLGGQTGITGVPPLVIAGYSLASPRALGIVVWAALLAGLWLLHNLLDSREGRAIRALKGGRLMAESMGVDTARYRVKLFVLAALMAAISGWLYAHMQRFVNPTPFNLNIGIEYLFMAVVGGSGHLWGAVLGAAVITLLKEKLQDVLPSLLGTSGNFEVIVFGLLMVLVLQRFADGLWPTFGRLGRRYLRPEKVRAPHELATLLQRVLPARGEVLLQATAVTKRFGGLVANNAVTMNCKAGEIHALIGPNGAGKSTFFNMISGVDDPTEGEVRLMGRTMQAQPSRAFAALGLSRTFQHVRLLGQRSVIENVALGAHRRARRGWVASMLRLDRAEEAALLAEARVQIERCGLGAHADAPAASLALGQQRVVEIARALASQPAVLLLDEPAAGLRHLEKRALADLLSQLRAEGLGILVVEHDMEFVMNLADRITVFEFGTVISEGTPAQVQADPKVLEAYLGVADDEPVAALEAVRRNA, from the coding sequence ATGAAGGCCGACAAGCGTTGGCTCACGCGCCGCCATCTCACCGCGGCGGCCATCGTGGCGCTCGCAGTGGCATGGGGCTTCCTGCCCGAGTTCACCGTGGTGGTGATGAGCTACATCGGGCTCTATTCGCTGGTGGCCGTCGGGCTGGTCTTGCTGACTGGTGTCGGCGGCATGACCTCGTTCGGGCAGGCGGCGTTCGTCGGTGTCGGCGCCTATGCGACGGCGTGGGTCTGCACCTCGCCGATGGCGGCTGCCGCGCTCGGCGTCGTCGTCGGTGCGGCGGGCCTGCCGTGGGTCGGGCTGGCGCTCGGGCTGGTGCTGACGTTCGCCTTGGCGTGGGGCCTCGGCGCCTTCACGGTCAAGTTGTCCGGCCACTACCTGCCGCTGTGCACCATCGCCTGGGGCCTGAGCCTCTACTACCTGTTCGGCAACATGGATTTCCTCGGTGGGCAGACCGGCATCACCGGCGTGCCGCCGCTGGTCATCGCCGGTTATTCGCTGGCGTCGCCGCGGGCCCTCGGCATCGTGGTGTGGGCAGCGCTGCTGGCCGGCTTGTGGCTGTTGCACAACCTGCTCGACTCGCGCGAAGGCCGCGCTATTCGCGCGCTGAAAGGCGGTCGGCTGATGGCCGAATCGATGGGTGTCGATACCGCACGCTACCGCGTCAAGCTTTTCGTGCTGGCTGCGCTGATGGCGGCGATTTCGGGCTGGCTCTATGCGCACATGCAGCGCTTCGTCAACCCGACGCCCTTCAACCTGAACATCGGCATCGAGTACCTCTTCATGGCGGTGGTCGGCGGCTCGGGGCATCTCTGGGGCGCGGTGCTGGGTGCGGCCGTGATCACGCTGCTCAAGGAGAAACTTCAGGACGTGTTGCCGAGCCTGCTGGGCACCAGCGGCAACTTCGAGGTGATCGTGTTCGGCCTCTTGATGGTGCTGGTGTTGCAGCGGTTTGCCGATGGGCTCTGGCCGACGTTCGGACGTCTGGGCCGGCGCTATCTTCGGCCTGAAAAAGTACGAGCGCCGCATGAGCTCGCGACCCTGCTGCAACGCGTGCTGCCGGCGCGCGGCGAGGTGCTGCTGCAGGCTACGGCGGTCACCAAGCGCTTCGGCGGCCTCGTTGCCAACAACGCGGTCACGATGAACTGCAAGGCGGGCGAGATCCACGCGCTGATCGGTCCCAACGGCGCAGGCAAGAGCACCTTCTTCAACATGATCTCGGGCGTCGACGATCCGACCGAAGGCGAGGTCCGGCTCATGGGCCGCACCATGCAGGCGCAACCTTCACGCGCCTTTGCCGCACTGGGCCTGAGTCGCACCTTTCAACACGTGCGGCTGCTCGGCCAGCGCAGCGTGATCGAGAACGTGGCGCTCGGTGCGCACCGTCGCGCGCGGCGTGGCTGGGTCGCTTCGATGCTGCGCCTCGACCGCGCAGAAGAGGCCGCGTTGCTGGCCGAAGCACGCGTGCAGATCGAGCGTTGCGGGCTCGGCGCGCATGCCGATGCGCCAGCGGCGTCGCTCGCACTGGGACAGCAGCGCGTGGTCGAGATCGCACGCGCGCTGGCCAGCCAGCCGGCGGTGCTGTTGCTCGACGAACCGGCCGCCGGCCTGCGCCATCTGGAGAAGCGCGCGCTGGCCGATCTGCTGTCTCAACTGCGCGCCGAAGGGCTCGGCATCCTGGTGGTCGAGCACGATATGGAGTTCGTCATGAACCTGGCCGACCGCATCACCGTGTTCGAGTTCGGCACCGTCATTTCCGAGGGCACACCGGCCCAAGTGCAGGCCGATCCCAAGGTGCTCGAAGCCTATCTGGGCGTGGCCGACGATGAACCTGTCGCAGCGCTCGAAGCAGTGAGGCGCAACGCATGA
- a CDS encoding branched-chain amino acid ABC transporter permease gives MDFQIALLLVQDGLVNGAVYGLMAVALVLVFSVTRVIFIPQGELVAFGALSMAAMQAGRIPPTLWLLLGLAAVVLVVEAWRWKRGATVDWSSALVWCVALPVLACVLVLGWRPASLWAQAANTLVIITPLGPLIYRLAFRPLANATVLMLLIVSVALHGVLTGLGLLFFGAEGSRTPAFSDARFEVGGLQISGQSLVVVGVTFTLVVLLFLFFGRSMVGKALRATAMNRVGARLMGIPTELSGDVSFALSALIAAVSGLLIAPLTTVYYDTGFLIGLKGFVAAIVGGLGSYPMALAGALLVGQLEAFSSFWASAFKEVLVFTLIIPVLWWRSLKSRHVEDEE, from the coding sequence ATGGATTTTCAGATCGCCCTGCTCCTGGTGCAGGACGGCCTGGTCAACGGCGCGGTGTACGGGCTGATGGCGGTGGCCCTCGTGCTGGTTTTTTCGGTAACCCGCGTCATCTTTATTCCGCAGGGCGAGCTGGTCGCGTTCGGCGCGTTGTCGATGGCCGCCATGCAGGCTGGCCGCATCCCGCCGACCTTGTGGCTGTTGCTGGGATTGGCGGCCGTGGTGCTGGTGGTCGAGGCGTGGCGCTGGAAGCGCGGCGCCACGGTCGACTGGAGTTCGGCGCTGGTCTGGTGCGTGGCGTTGCCGGTGCTGGCCTGTGTGCTGGTGCTCGGTTGGCGGCCCGCTTCGTTGTGGGCACAGGCGGCCAACACCCTGGTCATCATCACGCCGCTGGGGCCGCTGATCTATCGGCTGGCATTCCGCCCGTTGGCAAATGCGACGGTGCTGATGCTGCTGATCGTGTCGGTCGCGTTGCACGGCGTCCTCACCGGGCTCGGCTTGCTCTTCTTCGGCGCCGAAGGATCTCGCACGCCGGCCTTCTCGGACGCTCGCTTCGAAGTCGGCGGTCTGCAAATCAGCGGACAGTCGCTGGTGGTGGTCGGCGTCACCTTCACGCTGGTCGTTTTGCTCTTTCTTTTCTTCGGCCGCTCGATGGTCGGCAAGGCGTTGCGCGCCACGGCGATGAACCGCGTCGGCGCGCGGCTGATGGGCATCCCGACCGAGCTGTCGGGTGACGTCAGCTTTGCGCTGTCGGCGTTGATCGCGGCCGTGTCCGGCTTGCTCATCGCACCGCTCACGACCGTCTACTACGACACCGGTTTTCTGATCGGCCTCAAGGGCTTCGTCGCTGCCATCGTCGGTGGCCTGGGCAGCTATCCGATGGCATTGGCCGGCGCACTGCTCGTGGGTCAGCTCGAAGCGTTCTCGTCGTTCTGGGCCAGTGCCTTCAAGGAGGTTCTGGTGTTCACGCTGATCATTCCGGTGCTGTGGTGGCGGTCGCTCAAGAGTCGTCACGTGGAGGACGAGGAATGA
- a CDS encoding ABC transporter substrate-binding protein, with translation MKLLNPLLLAGLLAAALSAHADINVGVTLSATGPAASLGIPEKNTIALMPKTIGGQKINYIVLDDASDTTAAVTNTRKVLAENKVDIILGSTITPASLAMIDVAAEAQTPMISMAASARIVEPMDAKRKWVFKTPQNDIMMSLAIAEHMQKSGIKTVGFIGFSDAYGEGWSQEFAKAAGLKGLTVVANERFARSDTSVTGQTLKLMAAKPDAVLVAGSGTPAALPQKALKERGYTGKMYQTHGVANADFLRVGGKDVEGTFLPAGPVLVAEQLPASNPVRKSAQAYVAAYEAAYGKGTVSTFGAHAWDAGLLMTAAVPIALKKAQPGTPEFRAALRDALEQTKEMPGAHGIFTLSPTDHLGLDQRARVMVKIENGAWKYQP, from the coding sequence ATGAAGCTTCTGAACCCTCTCTTGCTGGCCGGCTTGCTGGCTGCGGCACTGTCCGCGCATGCCGACATCAACGTCGGTGTCACGCTGTCGGCCACCGGCCCTGCCGCATCGCTCGGCATCCCTGAAAAGAACACCATCGCGCTGATGCCCAAGACCATCGGCGGGCAAAAGATCAACTACATCGTGCTGGACGACGCGTCGGACACTACGGCGGCCGTCACCAACACGCGCAAGGTGCTGGCCGAAAACAAGGTCGACATCATCCTTGGATCGACCATCACGCCGGCTTCGCTGGCGATGATCGACGTCGCTGCTGAGGCCCAGACTCCGATGATCTCGATGGCTGCTTCGGCGCGCATCGTCGAGCCGATGGATGCCAAGCGCAAGTGGGTTTTCAAGACGCCACAGAACGACATCATGATGTCGCTCGCCATCGCCGAGCACATGCAAAAGAGCGGCATCAAGACCGTCGGCTTCATCGGCTTCTCGGATGCCTACGGCGAAGGCTGGTCGCAGGAGTTCGCCAAGGCTGCGGGCCTCAAGGGCCTCACGGTCGTCGCCAACGAGCGCTTCGCAAGGTCCGATACGTCGGTCACCGGCCAGACCCTCAAGCTGATGGCCGCCAAGCCCGACGCAGTGCTGGTCGCCGGCTCCGGTACGCCGGCCGCATTGCCGCAAAAAGCGCTCAAGGAGCGTGGCTACACCGGCAAGATGTACCAGACCCACGGCGTCGCCAACGCCGACTTTCTGCGAGTCGGCGGCAAGGATGTCGAAGGCACGTTCCTGCCGGCAGGCCCGGTGCTGGTGGCCGAGCAGTTGCCGGCGTCGAACCCGGTGCGCAAGAGCGCGCAGGCCTATGTCGCGGCGTATGAAGCGGCCTATGGCAAGGGGACGGTGTCGACCTTCGGCGCGCACGCGTGGGATGCCGGCCTGCTCATGACCGCCGCCGTGCCGATCGCGCTCAAGAAGGCTCAACCCGGCACGCCCGAGTTCCGCGCCGCGCTGCGCGACGCGCTCGAGCAGACCAAGGAAATGCCCGGCGCGCACGGCATCTTCACGCTGTCGCCTACCGACCACCTTGGCCTCGACCAGCGCGCGCGCGTGATGGTCAAGATCGAAAACGGCGCGTGGAAATACCAACCCTGA
- the paaE gene encoding 1,2-phenylacetyl-CoA epoxidase subunit PaaE codes for MSVIFHPLRVRAVEPDTQEAVVVSFDVPAELREVFGFTQGQYLTLRTDIDGQDLRRSYSICAGVDDGELRVGVRKVRGGVFSNWINAHLRPGDTVAVMAPQGRFFVPLDSAAKRHHVGIAGGSGITPILSIMKTVLAREPLSRFTLIYGNRQLQSTMFKEEIEDLKNRYMTRLVLQHVFSDEQTDAPLNHGVMNRDKIGEFLKSVVPAGQIDQVFVCGPFQMNDEAEAALLAAGVPEERIHIERFGVALPAGNAVGAVLHEALPGDAEQARIVIVRDGLQREISFRKGQPSILDAASAAGLEVPFSCTSGVCGTCRAKLVEGEVRMERNFALDKQEVAAGFVLTCQAHPLTDRVVLSFDER; via the coding sequence ATGAGCGTCATCTTTCATCCGCTGCGCGTCCGCGCGGTCGAGCCCGACACGCAGGAGGCGGTTGTTGTGTCGTTCGATGTGCCGGCCGAGCTGCGCGAAGTGTTCGGCTTCACGCAAGGGCAGTACCTCACGCTGCGCACCGACATCGACGGCCAGGACTTGCGGCGGTCGTATTCGATCTGCGCCGGTGTCGACGATGGCGAACTGCGCGTGGGCGTGCGCAAGGTGCGCGGCGGTGTCTTCTCGAACTGGATCAACGCGCACCTGCGACCCGGCGACACGGTCGCGGTGATGGCGCCGCAAGGCCGCTTCTTCGTGCCGCTCGATTCGGCTGCGAAGCGGCATCACGTCGGTATCGCGGGCGGCAGCGGCATCACGCCGATCCTGTCGATCATGAAGACGGTGCTGGCACGCGAACCGCTCAGCCGCTTCACGCTCATCTACGGCAACCGGCAACTGCAGTCGACGATGTTCAAGGAAGAGATCGAAGACCTGAAGAACCGCTACATGACGCGGCTGGTGCTCCAGCATGTGTTCTCCGACGAACAGACCGACGCGCCGTTGAATCACGGCGTGATGAACCGCGACAAGATCGGCGAGTTCCTGAAAAGCGTGGTGCCGGCCGGGCAGATCGACCAGGTGTTCGTGTGCGGACCGTTCCAGATGAACGACGAAGCCGAGGCTGCGTTGCTGGCGGCGGGCGTGCCTGAAGAGCGCATTCACATCGAACGTTTCGGGGTCGCGTTGCCCGCCGGCAATGCCGTGGGCGCGGTGCTGCACGAGGCGCTGCCAGGCGATGCCGAACAGGCGCGCATCGTCATCGTGCGCGATGGACTGCAGCGCGAGATCTCGTTTCGCAAGGGCCAGCCGAGCATCCTCGACGCCGCCTCTGCCGCCGGGCTCGAAGTACCTTTCTCTTGCACCTCCGGGGTATGCGGCACCTGCCGCGCCAAGCTGGTCGAAGGCGAGGTGCGCATGGAGCGCAACTTCGCGCTCGACAAGCAGGAAGTCGCCGCCGGTTTCGTGCTCACGTGCCAGGCGCATCCGCTCACCGATCGCGTCGTGCTTTCATTCGACGAACGTTGA
- the paaD gene encoding 1,2-phenylacetyl-CoA epoxidase subunit PaaD translates to MVTAAVLAPNAGHVAAAWDVLATVLDPEVPAVSVRDLGIVRDVIAHDDGLEIVLTPTYSGCPATEVIEQDVLAALDAAGLGPARVTLRRAPAWTTDWISAEGRRKLAEYGIAPPHVVANVAAGEAVPIRFFGRGADAQRLECPRCRSRHTERLSAFGSTACKALYRCLACKEPFEYFKPL, encoded by the coding sequence GTGGTGACTGCCGCCGTACTCGCGCCGAATGCCGGCCACGTCGCGGCCGCATGGGACGTGCTCGCGACGGTGCTGGACCCCGAAGTGCCGGCCGTCTCGGTGCGCGACCTGGGCATCGTGCGCGACGTGATCGCGCATGACGATGGCCTGGAGATCGTGCTGACGCCCACCTATTCCGGCTGCCCCGCCACCGAAGTCATCGAGCAAGACGTTCTCGCGGCACTCGATGCGGCAGGCCTCGGTCCGGCCCGCGTGACCTTGCGCCGCGCACCCGCCTGGACGACCGACTGGATCAGCGCCGAAGGTCGCCGCAAGCTGGCCGAGTACGGCATCGCGCCGCCGCATGTCGTGGCCAATGTCGCTGCAGGCGAGGCGGTGCCGATCCGCTTCTTCGGCCGCGGTGCCGATGCGCAACGACTCGAATGCCCGCGCTGCCGCAGTCGCCACACCGAGCGGCTGTCGGCCTTCGGTTCCACCGCATGCAAGGCGCTCTACCGCTGCCTCGCGTGCAAGGAACCCTTCGAATACTTCAAGCCGCTATGA